Proteins encoded in a region of the Longimicrobium sp. genome:
- a CDS encoding farnesyl diphosphate synthase — MREAPAAAGFDTDAFLARERARVNAALAAVAEDAVAAAPAPLREPMRYALATPGKRIRPVLCAAAWRAVRGGDAPEAVYRLAAAVEIVHTYSLVHDDLPCMDDDALRRGRPTVHTVYGNARAMLAGAALIPAAVRVLDAAANALALDVETRRALAIELCRAGGAEGMVGGQLMDLAGEERELDAAALEDIHRRKTGALLAASLRLGGLAAGAEDGALAALSAYGRHLGLAFQIVDDVLDVTGDAAALGKTAGKDESAGKATYPSLFGLDGARALAESCVADAISALHAGGIRSVELDALARYVVDRTH; from the coding sequence GTGCGGGAGGCGCCTGCCGCGGCGGGATTCGACACCGACGCGTTCCTCGCCCGCGAGCGCGCGCGCGTGAACGCCGCGCTGGCGGCGGTGGCGGAAGATGCCGTCGCCGCCGCGCCCGCCCCCCTGCGCGAGCCGATGCGCTACGCGCTGGCCACGCCGGGGAAGCGCATCCGCCCCGTGCTCTGCGCCGCCGCCTGGCGCGCCGTCCGCGGCGGCGACGCGCCCGAGGCCGTCTACCGCCTGGCCGCGGCGGTGGAGATCGTGCACACCTACTCGCTGGTGCACGACGACCTCCCCTGCATGGACGACGATGCGCTCCGCCGCGGCCGCCCCACGGTGCACACCGTCTACGGCAACGCCCGGGCGATGCTCGCGGGCGCCGCGCTCATCCCCGCCGCCGTTCGCGTGCTCGACGCCGCCGCAAACGCGCTTGCGCTGGACGTAGAAACGCGGCGCGCGCTCGCCATAGAGCTCTGCCGCGCCGGCGGCGCCGAGGGGATGGTCGGCGGTCAGCTGATGGACCTGGCCGGCGAGGAGCGTGAGCTCGACGCGGCCGCGCTGGAAGACATCCATCGCCGCAAGACGGGCGCGCTGCTGGCCGCTTCGCTGCGGCTCGGTGGACTCGCCGCGGGTGCGGAGGATGGCGCGCTGGCCGCCCTCTCCGCGTACGGCCGCCATCTCGGCCTCGCCTTCCAGATCGTCGACGACGTGCTGGACGTCACCGGCGACGCCGCGGCGCTGGGGAAGACGGCGGGGAAGGACGAGTCCGCCGGCAAGGCCACCTACCCGTCCCTGTTCGGCCTCGACGGCGCGCGCGCCCTCGCCGAGTCGTGCGTCGCCGATGCCATCTCCGCCCTCCACGCCGGCGGCATCCGCTCCGTCGAGCTGGACGCGCTCGCCCGCTACGTCGTCGATCGTACGCACTGA
- the xseB gene encoding exodeoxyribonuclease VII small subunit, whose product MTDHVPTEPEWTFEAALARLEEIAEALESDGMELDESLALFEEGVRLLRFAETVLAGADSRVRQLLEQAGGGIRMDDFPDPL is encoded by the coding sequence ATGACGGACCACGTACCGACCGAGCCGGAGTGGACCTTCGAGGCCGCGCTCGCCCGGCTGGAGGAGATCGCGGAGGCGCTGGAGAGCGACGGGATGGAGCTCGACGAGTCGCTCGCGCTCTTCGAGGAGGGCGTGCGCCTGCTGCGCTTCGCCGAGACGGTGCTGGCCGGCGCGGACTCGCGCGTGCGCCAGCTGCTGGAGCAGGCGGGCGGCGGCATCCGCATGGACGACTTCCCCGACCCGCTGTGA
- the xseA gene encoding exodeoxyribonuclease VII large subunit, with product MWDLFTSAEFDRREREKKDEPPFEDELAPSAARAPKPPARDTLNEARNEDVARAVAAREVESGGRSAIRVPAEGMRVGEVNAAARELIEGVFPPLWVHGEVANFTKARSGHCYFSLRDADAQLRCVMWRDEARRLPTAPSEGMQVRALGRLTLYEQRGEFQLVCAELEAKGEGLYKLAFDRLRATLDAEGLTAPTRKRPIPAHPACVGVVTSSAGAALRDIVTVIRRRAPWTRIVLASARVQGEGAADEIARAVRLMARAGCADVLIVGRGGGSIEDLWAFNEEAVARAIAESPVPVISAVGHETDFTIADLVADLRAPTPSAAAEAAVPDGARVRRELDDLRNRISSCTRDRIADGREAVFNARLDLQTAAERALRGRRDALSSTAARLQALSPLNVLARGYAVPLGGDGRVLRGVGDFSAGAPFDLRVADGVVPCRVDGERG from the coding sequence ATGTGGGACCTCTTCACCTCGGCCGAGTTCGACCGCCGCGAGCGTGAGAAGAAGGACGAGCCGCCCTTCGAGGACGAGCTCGCGCCTTCCGCCGCGCGCGCACCGAAGCCGCCCGCCCGCGACACGCTGAACGAGGCGCGCAACGAGGACGTCGCGCGCGCCGTCGCCGCGCGCGAGGTGGAATCGGGCGGCCGCTCGGCCATCCGAGTCCCCGCCGAGGGGATGCGCGTGGGCGAGGTGAACGCGGCCGCGCGCGAGCTGATCGAGGGCGTCTTCCCCCCGCTCTGGGTGCACGGGGAAGTCGCCAACTTCACGAAGGCGCGCTCCGGGCACTGCTACTTCTCCCTGCGCGACGCCGACGCCCAGCTGCGCTGCGTGATGTGGCGCGACGAGGCGCGGCGCCTTCCCACCGCGCCCAGCGAGGGGATGCAGGTCCGCGCGCTCGGCCGCCTCACGCTCTACGAGCAGCGCGGCGAGTTCCAGCTGGTCTGCGCCGAGCTCGAGGCCAAGGGTGAGGGGCTCTACAAGCTCGCCTTCGACCGCCTGCGCGCCACCCTCGACGCCGAGGGGCTGACCGCCCCCACGCGCAAGCGCCCCATCCCCGCGCACCCGGCGTGCGTGGGCGTGGTGACCTCGTCCGCCGGCGCGGCGTTGCGCGACATCGTCACGGTGATCCGCCGCCGTGCCCCGTGGACGCGCATCGTCCTGGCCTCCGCGCGCGTGCAGGGCGAGGGCGCGGCGGACGAGATCGCGCGCGCGGTGCGGTTGATGGCGCGCGCGGGATGCGCCGACGTGCTGATCGTCGGCCGCGGCGGGGGATCGATCGAGGACCTGTGGGCGTTCAACGAAGAGGCCGTGGCCCGCGCCATCGCCGAATCCCCCGTCCCCGTGATCTCCGCCGTGGGACACGAGACGGACTTCACCATCGCCGACCTCGTCGCCGATCTCCGCGCGCCCACGCCCTCCGCCGCGGCCGAGGCGGCGGTGCCCGACGGCGCGCGCGTCCGCCGCGAGCTCGACGACCTGCGCAATCGGATCTCCAGCTGCACGCGCGACCGCATCGCCGACGGGCGCGAGGCGGTGTTCAACGCGCGGCTCGACCTGCAGACGGCCGCCGAGCGCGCCCTCCGCGGCCGCCGCGACGCGCTGTCGTCCACCGCCGCGCGGCTGCAGGCGCTCTCGCCGCTGAACGTGCTGGCGCGCGGCTACGCCGTCCCGCTCGGCGGCGACGGGCGCGTGCTGCGCGGCGTGGGAGATTTCAGCGCGGGCGCGCCGTTCGACCTGCGCGTGGCCGACGGCGTGGTGCCCTGCCGGGTGGATGGAGAGAGGGGATGA
- a CDS encoding tetrahydrofolate dehydrogenase/cyclohydrolase catalytic domain-containing protein → MAAKIIDGAACGREIRAQVAEETAQLAREGTVPGLAVVLVGSDPASEVYVRSKTRACHEAGMHDRLIQLAETVTQDELFGCIDGLNADPEIHGILVQLPLPSHIHPKAVLERVHPSKDVDGFHPLNVGRAFVGDPRGFVPATPAGIMELLRHERIETHGRHAVIVGRSLIVSKPLASLLMAPGPNATVTLTHRHTVDLARHTRMADILVVAVGKPGLITADMVKPGAAVFDVGTTRVPDAGHAKGYVIRGDVDFDAVKEIAGWITPVPGGMGPMTIAMLLNNTIEAAMRAHHAKTKGERRRSPV, encoded by the coding sequence GTGGCTGCCAAGATCATCGATGGCGCGGCGTGTGGCCGCGAGATCCGCGCGCAGGTGGCGGAAGAGACGGCCCAGCTGGCACGCGAGGGGACGGTGCCCGGGCTGGCCGTGGTCCTCGTGGGCAGCGACCCGGCAAGCGAGGTTTACGTGCGCTCCAAGACGCGCGCGTGCCACGAGGCGGGGATGCACGACCGGCTGATCCAGCTCGCCGAGACCGTGACGCAGGACGAGCTGTTCGGCTGCATCGACGGGCTGAACGCCGATCCCGAGATCCACGGCATCCTCGTCCAGCTCCCGCTCCCGTCGCACATCCACCCCAAGGCGGTGCTGGAGCGGGTGCACCCGTCCAAGGACGTGGACGGGTTCCACCCGCTGAACGTGGGCCGCGCCTTCGTGGGCGACCCGCGCGGCTTCGTCCCCGCCACGCCGGCGGGAATCATGGAGCTGCTGCGCCACGAACGCATCGAGACCCACGGCAGGCACGCGGTGATCGTCGGCCGCAGCCTGATCGTCTCCAAGCCGCTGGCGTCGCTGCTGATGGCGCCCGGCCCGAACGCGACCGTGACACTCACGCACCGCCACACGGTGGACCTGGCGCGGCACACGCGCATGGCCGACATCCTGGTCGTCGCCGTTGGCAAGCCCGGCCTGATCACCGCCGACATGGTGAAGCCCGGAGCCGCGGTCTTCGACGTCGGCACCACGCGCGTCCCCGACGCCGGCCACGCGAAGGGCTACGTGATCCGCGGCGACGTGGACTTCGACGCGGTGAAGGAGATTGCGGGGTGGATCACCCCCGTCCCCGGCGGCATGGGCCCGATGACCATCGCCATGCTGCTCAACAACACCATCGAGGCCGCAATGCGCGCCCACCACGCGAAAACCAAGGGCGAGCGGCGGCGATCGCCGGTTTGA
- a CDS encoding TIGR00282 family metallophosphoesterase: MRVLFVADVIGSPGRRVLGLLLRLVRADARADAVIVNGENSAGGFGITPDIVKEFFELGVDVITTGNHVWDKKEILPVLDAEPRLLRPANYPSPNPGHGSVVVPVGKHRLAVMNLQGRTFMTPIDDPFREADAMLKELRAQEQPPDAVVVDFHAEATSEKQAFARYLDGRVAAVVGTHTHVQTADERRLPKGTAFITDLGITGGLGGIIGMKWEISLERQLTQTRGERMQPADEDLHLQGAVVEIDPATGLAKSIERISVGLERVLLERFGKKH, encoded by the coding sequence GTGAGGGTGCTGTTCGTGGCCGACGTCATCGGCTCGCCGGGGCGCCGCGTGCTGGGGCTGCTCCTGCGCCTGGTGCGCGCCGACGCCCGCGCCGACGCCGTCATCGTCAACGGCGAGAACTCGGCGGGCGGCTTCGGCATCACCCCCGACATCGTCAAGGAGTTCTTCGAGCTCGGCGTGGACGTCATCACCACCGGCAACCACGTGTGGGACAAGAAGGAGATTCTTCCCGTGCTCGACGCCGAGCCGCGGCTCCTCCGCCCCGCCAACTACCCGTCGCCGAACCCGGGGCACGGCTCCGTCGTGGTCCCTGTCGGCAAACACCGGCTGGCGGTGATGAACCTGCAGGGGCGCACCTTCATGACGCCCATCGACGACCCCTTCCGCGAGGCCGACGCCATGCTGAAGGAGCTGCGCGCGCAGGAGCAGCCGCCGGACGCCGTCGTGGTCGACTTCCACGCCGAGGCCACGAGCGAGAAGCAGGCGTTCGCGCGCTACCTCGACGGGCGCGTGGCCGCGGTGGTGGGGACGCACACGCACGTGCAGACGGCCGACGAGCGGCGGCTGCCTAAGGGCACGGCGTTCATCACCGACCTGGGGATCACCGGCGGGCTGGGCGGGATCATCGGGATGAAGTGGGAGATCTCGCTGGAGCGCCAGCTCACCCAGACGCGCGGCGAGCGGATGCAGCCCGCGGACGAGGATCTCCATCTCCAGGGCGCCGTGGTGGAGATCGACCCCGCCACGGGGCTGGCGAAGTCGATCGAGCGCATCTCCGTGGGTCTGGAGCGCGTGCTGCTGGAACGTTTCGGGAAGAAGCACTGA
- the rny gene encoding ribonuclease Y, translating to MNTILIAVVVALVAALAGFVAGRAAVEARLKKARATAEDEAARIRGGAQEEADRLRKAEVLKGREEAIRAREEWEREESRRRDDIERVERRLQEREESLDRKFHLLDEKGEQLEQRGQALLRREKGAEAREQELGQRFAEVQHRLESLAGLSADEARRQLIHDMEEAARAEAGQRIREIKEEARRDAEREAKKIISLAIQRIAADHTAETTVSVVALPSDEMKGRIIGREGRNIRAFEQATGIDVIIDDTPEAVVLSGFDPIRRETARLALEKLVGDGRIHPGRIEDVVAKSRKEVENSMREAAEQILYELGIHGVHPEVVKVLGRLKFRTSYGQNQLMHAKEVAILAGNMAAEMGFDATLAKRMGLLHDVGKGMTHEHEGTHVELGWNLAKKYGEPPQVLNAIKAHHDEEPHLFPESFLVTAADAISGSRPGARREMFETYVRRLEKLEEIANSYPGVERSFAIQAGRELRMMVIPDQISDEEMARLSEETARRIESELQYPGQIKVVVIRETRAVDFAR from the coding sequence ATGAACACGATCCTGATTGCCGTCGTCGTGGCCCTCGTGGCCGCGCTCGCCGGCTTTGTCGCGGGCCGCGCGGCGGTCGAGGCGCGCCTGAAGAAGGCCCGCGCGACCGCCGAGGACGAGGCGGCGCGCATCCGCGGGGGGGCGCAGGAAGAGGCCGACCGCCTGCGCAAGGCCGAAGTGCTCAAGGGCCGCGAGGAGGCCATCCGCGCCCGCGAGGAGTGGGAGCGCGAGGAAAGCCGCCGCCGCGACGACATCGAGCGCGTGGAGCGACGCCTCCAGGAGCGCGAGGAGTCGCTCGACCGCAAGTTCCACCTCCTCGACGAGAAGGGCGAGCAGTTGGAGCAGCGCGGCCAGGCGCTGCTGCGCCGCGAGAAGGGCGCCGAAGCGCGCGAGCAGGAGCTCGGCCAGCGCTTCGCCGAGGTGCAGCACCGCCTCGAGTCGCTCGCCGGGCTCAGCGCCGACGAGGCGCGGCGGCAGCTCATCCACGACATGGAAGAGGCCGCGCGCGCCGAGGCCGGGCAGCGGATCCGCGAGATCAAGGAAGAGGCGCGCCGCGACGCCGAGCGCGAGGCCAAGAAGATCATCTCCCTGGCCATCCAGCGCATTGCCGCCGACCACACCGCCGAGACCACCGTCTCCGTCGTCGCCCTCCCGTCCGACGAGATGAAGGGGCGCATCATCGGCCGCGAGGGGCGGAACATCCGCGCCTTCGAGCAGGCCACGGGGATCGACGTGATCATCGACGACACCCCCGAGGCCGTGGTCCTCTCCGGCTTCGACCCCATCCGCCGCGAGACCGCGCGCCTGGCGCTGGAGAAGCTGGTGGGCGACGGGCGCATCCACCCCGGGCGCATCGAGGACGTGGTCGCCAAGAGCCGCAAGGAGGTGGAGAACTCCATGCGCGAGGCGGCCGAGCAGATCCTGTACGAGCTGGGGATCCACGGCGTGCACCCCGAGGTGGTGAAGGTGCTGGGCCGCCTGAAGTTCCGCACCAGCTACGGACAGAACCAGCTGATGCACGCCAAGGAGGTGGCCATCCTCGCCGGCAACATGGCGGCGGAGATGGGCTTCGACGCCACCCTCGCCAAGCGCATGGGGCTGCTGCACGACGTGGGCAAGGGGATGACCCACGAGCACGAGGGGACGCACGTGGAGCTGGGGTGGAACCTGGCCAAGAAGTACGGCGAGCCGCCGCAGGTGCTGAACGCCATCAAGGCGCACCACGACGAGGAGCCGCACCTCTTCCCCGAGTCGTTCCTGGTCACCGCGGCCGACGCCATCAGCGGATCGCGCCCCGGCGCGCGGCGGGAAATGTTCGAGACGTACGTCCGCCGGCTGGAGAAGCTGGAGGAGATCGCCAACTCGTACCCCGGCGTGGAGCGCTCCTTCGCCATCCAGGCCGGCCGCGAGCTGCGGATGATGGTGATCCCCGACCAGATCAGCGACGAGGAGATGGCCCGCCTCTCCGAGGAGACGGCGCGCCGCATCGAGAGCGAGCTGCAGTACCCCGGGCAGATCAAGGTGGTGGTGATCCGCGAGACCCGCGCGGTGGATTTCGCGCGGTAA
- a CDS encoding cell division protein ZapA: MSRPPRRPPPPRHTVAVEIAGEKHVLRSDVPPEYTRAVAAHVDGTIRALPGFQTLEPFRAATLAALSITDELFRAREEIRHLREEATRHTGELADLLEAAEAAAAEKRPVRRPAASQSPTWMTETSGDASPAGTSASSPDAPPAWSEMPPPPIEDDAPRGDFDGEPELMLPPPE; this comes from the coding sequence GTGAGCCGCCCCCCGCGCCGCCCGCCGCCCCCGCGCCACACCGTGGCGGTGGAGATCGCGGGCGAGAAGCACGTCCTGCGCAGCGACGTGCCCCCCGAGTACACGCGCGCCGTGGCCGCGCACGTCGACGGCACCATCCGCGCGCTCCCCGGCTTCCAGACGCTGGAGCCGTTCCGCGCCGCCACGCTGGCCGCCCTCTCCATCACCGACGAGCTCTTCCGCGCGCGCGAGGAGATCCGCCATCTCCGCGAAGAGGCCACCCGCCACACCGGCGAGCTGGCCGACCTCCTCGAAGCCGCCGAGGCTGCCGCCGCCGAGAAGCGCCCCGTCCGCCGCCCCGCAGCGTCCCAATCTCCTACATGGATGACGGAGACTTCGGGAGATGCGAGTCCGGCGGGTACGTCCGCATCATCGCCCGACGCGCCGCCCGCGTGGTCGGAGATGCCGCCGCCGCCGATCGAGGACGACGCCCCGCGCGGAGATTTCGACGGCGAGCCGGAGCTGATGCTGCCGCCGCCGGAGTGA
- the pheT gene encoding phenylalanine--tRNA ligase subunit beta produces MDVSYRWLKSLAPGITGTPREVADRLAMLGAPVDEIVDLGAELGDVVIARVTDVRQHPNADRLRVATVDAGTGDALQVVCGAPNVQAGGFYPFAPVGATIPGGMEIRKAKLRGEESQGMLCSARELGLGRDHSGLMTLGDGHRPGERFREALGLDDYRLVVDVTPNRGELLSHVGIARELAPGGVDGIDLPRFPGAPRVKLPCTSARREGECAGLHVEIDDPDGCPRYMGAILQGVAVGPSPEWLATRLRAVGQRPINNVVDATNFVLQELGQPLHAFDLAKIKGGEIRIRRATAGETLTTLDGVERTLEETDLVIADGDRAVALAGVMGGENSEVGDGTSAIFLECALFEQKTVRRTARRLGLSTDASYRFERGVDPEGQPEALVRVIELILAVAGGKVVAAIDVDPRPFERPVIAVRPERVARVLGVSIDAAEIDRLLDPLGFEVKRSQPVRVTVPGYRYDVRTEIDVIEEIARRRGYGTFADELLPFRPSAVPEDPSVAVQRRLREIFVRWGFLEGVTLPFTPETPGAARVLNPLSQEDAFLRTSLASTLLRRVEHNFAHGVRDVRLFELGTVFRAPANGGAPGEERRVAAAFSGRRAPTHWSGDPGTFDVYDLKALLEDLAGEYPGGRVETGDVGGVPGYHLVGENGTVGWGWQAPEGAVDAPAWAAPVLVVEAALPAAAGAKAARYVPIPTHPGSERDLALLVPFAVTAAELEETIRGGAGPLLESVAPFDLYEGKGLPEGTRSLAWRLGYRAPDRTLTDREVDASVERVLKALEERHGVRRR; encoded by the coding sequence ATGGACGTTTCGTATCGCTGGCTGAAATCGCTCGCGCCGGGAATCACCGGCACGCCGCGCGAGGTGGCGGACCGGCTGGCCATGCTCGGCGCGCCCGTCGACGAGATCGTGGACCTCGGCGCCGAGCTCGGCGACGTGGTGATCGCCCGCGTCACCGACGTGCGGCAGCACCCCAACGCCGACCGCCTCCGCGTCGCCACCGTCGACGCGGGGACGGGCGACGCGCTGCAGGTCGTCTGCGGCGCGCCCAACGTGCAGGCGGGCGGCTTCTATCCCTTCGCCCCCGTCGGCGCGACGATCCCCGGGGGGATGGAGATCAGGAAAGCCAAGCTGCGCGGCGAGGAGTCACAGGGGATGCTCTGCTCCGCGCGCGAGCTCGGCCTCGGCCGCGATCACTCCGGGCTGATGACGCTGGGCGACGGCCATCGCCCCGGCGAGCGCTTCCGCGAGGCGCTGGGGCTGGACGACTACCGGCTGGTGGTCGACGTCACCCCCAACCGCGGCGAGCTGCTGTCGCACGTCGGCATCGCGCGCGAGCTGGCGCCGGGCGGCGTGGACGGCATCGACCTCCCCAGGTTCCCCGGCGCGCCCAGGGTCAAGCTCCCCTGCACCTCCGCGCGCCGCGAGGGCGAGTGCGCCGGCCTGCACGTGGAGATCGACGACCCCGACGGGTGCCCGCGCTACATGGGCGCCATCCTCCAGGGCGTCGCCGTCGGCCCCTCGCCCGAGTGGCTGGCGACGCGGCTCCGTGCCGTCGGCCAGCGGCCGATCAACAACGTGGTCGACGCGACGAACTTTGTGCTGCAGGAGCTCGGTCAGCCGCTGCACGCCTTCGACCTGGCGAAGATCAAGGGCGGCGAGATCCGCATCCGCCGCGCGACGGCGGGCGAGACGCTGACGACGCTCGACGGCGTGGAGCGGACGCTGGAGGAGACGGACCTCGTCATCGCCGACGGCGATCGCGCGGTGGCCCTCGCCGGGGTGATGGGTGGGGAGAACAGCGAGGTGGGGGATGGAACGAGCGCCATCTTCCTCGAGTGCGCGCTCTTCGAGCAGAAGACGGTGCGCAGGACGGCGCGCCGGCTCGGCCTCTCCACCGACGCCAGCTACCGCTTCGAGCGCGGCGTGGACCCCGAGGGCCAGCCCGAGGCGCTGGTGCGCGTGATCGAGCTGATCCTGGCCGTCGCCGGCGGCAAGGTGGTCGCCGCGATCGACGTCGATCCGCGGCCGTTCGAGCGGCCGGTGATCGCCGTGCGGCCGGAGCGGGTGGCGCGCGTCCTGGGCGTCTCCATCGACGCGGCGGAGATCGACCGGCTCCTCGATCCGCTCGGCTTCGAGGTCAAGCGGTCGCAGCCGGTGCGCGTCACCGTCCCCGGCTACCGCTACGACGTGCGGACGGAGATCGACGTGATCGAGGAGATCGCGCGGCGGCGCGGCTACGGCACCTTCGCCGACGAGCTGCTCCCGTTCCGCCCCTCCGCCGTCCCCGAGGACCCGTCCGTGGCCGTGCAGCGCCGCCTGCGCGAGATCTTCGTGCGCTGGGGATTCCTGGAGGGGGTGACGCTGCCGTTCACGCCCGAGACGCCGGGCGCCGCGCGGGTGCTCAATCCCCTGTCGCAGGAGGATGCGTTCCTGCGCACGTCCCTCGCGTCGACGCTGCTGCGGCGCGTGGAGCACAACTTCGCGCACGGCGTGCGCGACGTGCGGCTGTTCGAGCTCGGCACCGTCTTCCGCGCCCCCGCCAACGGCGGCGCGCCGGGCGAGGAGCGGCGCGTGGCCGCGGCGTTCAGCGGCCGCCGCGCGCCCACGCACTGGAGCGGCGATCCCGGCACCTTCGACGTCTACGACCTGAAGGCGCTGCTCGAAGACCTGGCCGGCGAGTACCCCGGCGGCCGCGTGGAGACGGGCGACGTGGGCGGCGTCCCCGGCTACCACCTCGTGGGCGAGAACGGGACGGTGGGGTGGGGATGGCAGGCGCCGGAGGGCGCGGTGGACGCGCCCGCGTGGGCCGCGCCGGTGCTGGTGGTCGAGGCCGCGCTCCCCGCCGCGGCCGGCGCGAAGGCGGCGCGCTACGTGCCCATCCCCACGCACCCGGGAAGCGAGCGCGACCTGGCGCTGCTGGTCCCCTTCGCCGTGACCGCGGCGGAGCTGGAGGAGACCATCCGCGGCGGCGCCGGGCCGCTGCTGGAGTCCGTCGCGCCGTTCGACCTGTACGAGGGGAAGGGGCTGCCCGAGGGGACGAGGAGCCTTGCGTGGCGCCTGGGCTACCGCGCGCCCGACCGCACGCTGACGGACAGGGAGGTCGACGCGTCCGTGGAGCGCGTGCTGAAGGCGCTGGAGGAGCGGCACGGTGTACGCCGCCGGTGA